GGACTGGTGGTGGTTGGTCTCAGTAGCCATAGGTCAGTGTATGTCGGGGAAGAAGCATCAAGCACCCATACCAACATGTTGAGCGAGCTGTAAAGACTTGCCTTCACTACGAACGGCAGGCGCTAAGACCACTTCTGCTTTTTGGAAATCTTTTAATGTCTTGTAGCCGCACGCTGCCATCGAAGCGCGAAGCCCTCCAAAAAGGTTGGTACGGCCGTCACTTCGGTGGGCCGGTCCCACCAGAATCTCTTCTAGCGAGGCCCGCGCCGGCACCGAAACCCGAGTCCCCTGAGGAAGCTCTTCGTTAACGGCTGCCAAACCCCAGTGAAAACCCCGCCCCGGAGCATTGGTGGCGGCCGCTAATGGTGAACCAATCATCACAGCATCAGCACCACACGCAACGGCTTTCGCTATGTCGCCGCCGGTAGCCATGCCACCATCGGCAATGATGTGCACGTAAACACCAGTTTCATCAAGATGGCGCATTCGTGCGGCGCGAACGTCGGCTATTGCCGTGGCTTGCGGGGCACCTAAACCGAGCACGCCGCGAGCTGTTGACGATTCGCCAGCACCGACACCCACCAAAACCGCTGCCGCCCCTGTGCGCATTAAGTGCAACGCTGCGCTATAGCTGGCACAGCCTCCTACCACCACTGGCAGATCAACTTGGCGTACGAACTGTTTCAGGTTCAGCGGTTCTTCGGCGGAGGTTAAATGCTCGGCTGAAACCACGGTGCCTTGAATTACCAAAAGGTTCAATGCCGATTCGCGAATTGTCGGCATCAGCGACTCGATGCGCTGGGGGCTTACCGCTGCGCCCACCATGACACCGGCTTCACTAATTTGATCAATGCGTTCGACAATTAGTTCGGGACGAATTGGTGCGGCGTAAATTTCTTGCAGGCGGGCAATGGCCTCTTGCTCGCCCAGGGTCGCAATTTCATCCAATAAAGGTTCGGGGTCGTCGTAACGAGTCCAGATTCCCTCCAGGTTCAAAACCCCAATACCGCCCAAACGGCCAATAGCAATAGCCGTATCGGGGCTAACCACACCGTCCATTGGCGAAGCCAGAAGTGGTAGTTCGAAACGAATTCCGTCGAGTTCCCAAGCAATATCGACGTCGTGAGGGTCGCGGGTCCGACGG
The sequence above is drawn from the Acidimicrobiia bacterium genome and encodes:
- a CDS encoding GuaB3 family IMP dehydrogenase-related protein, producing the protein MADIEIGLGKTARRGYSLDDISIVPSRRTRDPHDVDIAWELDGIRFELPLLASPMDGVVSPDTAIAIGRLGGIGVLNLEGIWTRYDDPEPLLDEIATLGEQEAIARLQEIYAAPIRPELIVERIDQISEAGVMVGAAVSPQRIESLMPTIRESALNLLVIQGTVVSAEHLTSAEEPLNLKQFVRQVDLPVVVGGCASYSAALHLMRTGAAAVLVGVGAGESSTARGVLGLGAPQATAIADVRAARMRHLDETGVYVHIIADGGMATGGDIAKAVACGADAVMIGSPLAAATNAPGRGFHWGLAAVNEELPQGTRVSVPARASLEEILVGPAHRSDGRTNLFGGLRASMAACGYKTLKDFQKAEVVLAPAVRSEGKSLQLAQHVGMGA